The nucleotide window CTTGGATGTCAAATTTGGGAACTGCACaggctcctcctcctgctcctaAAAGCTTCTTCTTGTGTGGTTTTATTGCAGGTGGTGACGTTTGATGCAGGAGGAGTGAGTGGCCATGCCAACCACATCTCTCTTTACACTGCTGTCAGGTACAATGTCAGGCTTCTCTGGGtgcctccctgggctgctgcagggccatGTGGTGGAAGCAGAACTGGGGCAGTGTTCACTTCACTGTTCACCTCAGTGCAGGCTGTGGGACATGTCTGGAGAGActgccacagctctggaaaTAACCTACAGCATCTTTTAGTGTTCCATCAGCTGGAACCTTGCCAGTCTCCCTTTCACTGGGCCCTCTTTGCTCTTCCTGTCCTTGATCCCACTAAAATAAGCCACAGATCACTTTGCACTTCAGCTTTGAGGAGAGTGTGTGAATACCTGATGCCTGGGCTGGTGGCAGGTGGGGTTTGGAAAGTTCTTTACCAGAGGATGTTGCCATCTTGTCCAGGTACCTGAATTTACCTCTCTGTCCCAAGAACATTGCTCTTTCACTGGAGCTGCCCCTAATTACCTCTTTTAGGAAGAGTCTGTTAGTTCCTTCACCATTTTATTCCTTACATTATGGGACCCTCTGTCTCCATGCTGTGATGGTGAGGTTAAGAGACAAAAATCCCTTTattaaaatcacttttaataAAGTGattaaaatcacttttaataAAAGTTGCTGGCAAGACAGCCACTGTATTTTACTTTAACCCTCTGCTCATTCAGACCTCAGTGTCCTAGAGAGATCTCCTCCAGAGCTAcccctgcctttcccaggcaTGAGAAGAACTCTTTGCAAGTATAGCTTTGTATTTATAGCAcccatttgttttctgaatCATCTGTGCAATTCAAATAAACAAATTCTTCTGGCTCTCCCTGCTGACAACATCACAGTGATTTGCCTTTCTCACTTGCCTAGAGAAagctgcagtgccacagaaCCCATACTGGGACcttcagctcctctgggaagATGCTGAGAGCTTTGATGGCTGGAATTCAGTGTTAGAGGGGGATCATGGCTTTTCCCAGCAACTTCTGAAATAGCAGAGGAGGGGGGTGGAGTTAAAGCAAGCAGTGTCTTTGGGCTGAGTGGGGAGATGGTGTCAGGCACAGTTTGAGGAGTGAGCAGAGGCTGatggctgaggagcagaggtTGGTGATCAATGCTCACACCACTGGCACAGAGGCTCTGTTTGCTCACTCAGCTCTATAACCTACAAAGAGGAATGAAAGGCAGGTTGTTGGGTGTCCTCCTCCACCCCAAAGAGATCATGGGAAAATAAGTTAGCAGCTGAGTTATATATGagaaatttaaggaaaattcTTGATTGTGATCCCAGTTCTACTCTTGTCTTACTTTGTGGCTGTGCAGAAATCACTTTCCCTTCATGCTTTGTTTCCTGTGTGTGCAATGAGGATTTAACCCTCTTCTTGTCTCAGAGCATGTTACCAGGAAATGCTCATTGTCTACAATTCCTTTGaacccagagctctgcattGGTCCTCAGCTAGAGCAGGACATTGTCTGGCCTGATGAGATCCATGCTGATAGGGACACCAGAGCACGAGCAGTTCTCATTAACTAAAGGCTGGTTTGTGTCTTGTCTCCCTTCCAGTCCTGAATCAGCAGAATTAATCATGGTAGCCCCATCATCTGCATGTGGCAGGAGTGATGCCGTGGCTGCTGAAAGGTTAAGTTTATTTTTAGTGGCTTGCTTGCCctcattatttttcagtttgtgttATGGAGGAAGTAGAGCGTGACTGTATCACTCCTGACTCTCAGTGCCCTGATGAGTTCTCACATGTTGGCCAGtacaggagctctgggagcatAAACTGAGGCTtctcctgtccccctgtgccagcagagctctgcagagcagcagtggctgccccTGGGGCCCCAGTGCTACATTGCAAGAGAAAGGCAAATGACCTCTCCCCTCCAGGTATCATCTGCAATGTATTTATTAACCATCTTTAAACAAGTCCTGCAGGGTTCTGCCTCCCCTATGAAAAGTGGAGGAAAGAATGAAGCAGGGGGCTGGTGCAGCTCTCAGCTCATTTGGATGCTCCCAGTCTCTGGGAGCTTGTGCCCACTTCCATGAGATTACTTTCTGCAAGAACAGGGGTAGAACAGGCTCTGTGACCCCTCCCACAACTCCTCACTTCAGGAGGTGCAAATTATTGAACAGCTTCAAGGAATAAAACATGGCCATAGCTGAGCAGATGCTCAATGTTGTCTGCTAAGGGCATAAATATTCTTTCCAGTGGCTGGAACAGAGGTTATGTTCAAAGGAGCAGGAGCTACTCAGAAGAAATGAGCTCTTTCCCTTGCAGCAGCCTTTCTCCTGACAGCTTGCAGGggtccagctgctgctgtgtgcctgccTGGCCTTCAGatctgggaggagctgggaaatgccaAGGTTTGAGGATGAATTTGTTCTTCTgcaagggaaaaataagaaaaaacaggaTGGGAGAGGAACACAAATTGCTATTTGATTTCAGTCTCCCCTGGGAGTATTTCAGTTCTGGctttcatacagaaaaaaaagcccaacccaaacccaagaAAAACCCACTGCAGCAAAGCAGGGAGAACTGGAAGCAATCTTCTGTAGCTTGATTTGGCAACATCATCCTCTCTTATTCCCCAAAACAGGAGCTTTCCCTGTGGCCATGGGAGGTTGGATCCTTTACACTCATGCACGAGGAAGAGCAGGTCTGGGGTGGCATCCAGGTCACTTTATCCCCCCTCAGCATTTGGCCAGTCTTTAGGCACTGTGGTAATGAGCTTGGTAAATACTGTGTGACAGGAATATTGGAGAACCTCTCTCTCCTGCACTCTGAAATGACAATGCCTCCACTGAGATCACATGTAATATCAAGGTGGTTTAGTTTTGCATGAGTCACTGtgcattttgattttaaacAACCCCTCTTGCCCAGGAGCCTGGCAGATGGGGGGCTGTTGGGTTTGTTATTTGCTTGCTTAGGATGGAGAGGAATCATCtttgtgaggaggaggaggaaggactGTACCACTTGGTTTCTTTAGTGAGCTATCAAATCCATTTCATTCCAGCTAGAACAGAAAAGAATAGTCTTGTCTGCTTAGGGCAGAGCAAACTGAGTGGAAAATAGGAGCTGCTATATTTAACCACTGTGCATTATGTTGTTATAGCAACCGCATCCATAAAACTTCTATCAATGATGCCATATAAAAAGCTACATCAAGGAATCATTAGCTGAGCCTATTCTCGTCATTTCCATTTGGAAAAACACCTCTCAGTCCTGCAGGATGTTTTTTAACATTTGCCAGCTCTGTGGCAGGTTGTAAATGAGGCTGTGCAGAGATAATATTTGGGAGCTTTATCACTCAGCAGTTGATTAGGATGCAGCCTGAGTGCCACCAATGCCTTGTTGCacttccctgtcccagcctctgAATGCCCCATTCCTGAATGCCATGGACATTGTGCAGAAGGGCTGCTCTGAGGCCAGGGCTGGTTAAATGCCAGCTGCAAATCCATGTATGGAAACAAAGAGCAGAGCATGTCCAGCCAATGCCACTTGGTGGGAGCCATTCTCAGAGACCACCAACTGCATCCCACCCCAACAAAGCACAGTTCTGCTCCGAATTTCTGCTGAATTTCCAAGGCCAGGCCTTGGAGGACAGGGAGGAAGCTGTGTTTGGGTGATTAGCTTGATAACAGTGAATGATACCTcatttagcatttttatttggtGCCTTCTTACAGTGTGGGACTGGAAGGGGACTCCCtcctttcagcagctgcagcctgtgcctttCTCACTTGTTTTACTGATTTTAAATGTCCTGGGAGAGCTTATGAGTGATGGCTGTGGTTGCAGCCAGACTGTCCCCATAAGGCTGGGACAGAATTGTATTCTTTTGTCTATCCTTGAGATTTGCCTTCAAAGCTTTCTGCCCTGGCATATATCCCATAGCTGGGTATGTAGTTCTAGATTTTATCtcattcctttattcctttcccTCATTCCTTAGTTTGACAAAGTTCATTCATCCCAGTGCCCTTCCATGACACTGTGGAGAGTTATTAGGATTAAAGCTGAGCATGGAGCACCAGCACAGAAGGGATTCCCCCTTTGTCActgggctgtgaggggagcAGTGACACTGCACATTCTTCTCCCAGACAGTGCAAGACCcaaagcacagagccagggacagctctgtcaGCTGGAAGATCTCTGGATTGCCACTGGCAGAACCATCTTTTGCCACTGCCCCAGGTGTGAGTACAGAGTGCCTGAGCAGTGTTGTACAAAGTGTTGCTCCATGCTGTAGTTCAGGGTACATGGAAGTGGAGCCAGAAAGTCCAGTTAGGGAAGGAGGAGGCATTCCAGAGAGGAAACATCCAACATCTGGCAAGTATATCCTTCTAAAGTCTCTGTGATTCCTAGGAGACTGCCTGTTCTTCTTCCTTCACATCTGTTTCATCAGATTAATCAGGCAGATTAGAGGCTGGGATCCTAAATGGAGCCCCAGTGCAGCTTTAAGACATCCATTCTTTGCCATGCTCTTCAAAACTGTATTTCCCCAGTGctccacagcagccagcagtcAGTTCAGTGAAGGGTTTTGCCTCTGGCTTGGGAAACTGTTTGGAGAGTGAAGTCATTGAATTCAATGAACTACTTCTCATCAAACAGAGCATCACCCAAACTGGAATACACCCTCGTGGGCATGAGCCCCAGAGGAGTTCTGTGCTCCCCAGGACCAAGGTTTCAGCTCTATCTGGACTCATTCCTTCTTGGAACACCTTGGGAGGTTTCACTGCTGAGTGCCACAGAGGAGCTGACCCACTCACTCCTTTCCTGGAGGATGTCTGAGTAAAGACAGGGAATTTGGGAACAAGCTCAGTCCTGCAGTTTGCAGGGTGAGGGCGTTGGGccatttcagtgtttctgctgagcagatggagctggtggctgcagacagcagcagccttcAAAGCAGCTGGGCCttgagggaggagctggggctgagttCTTGCAGGGCAGAAATGGTTGGAGCCTTTGGATGGCTCATGGCCTTCCCAAATCCTTCACTGCAGAGGGTCTCCCATGTGGATCTGAACCTACCACAGGCATAAAAGAGAGGGTGCAGGGAGAGGTGCCCTGTAATCACCAGGCTGTGGCACTTGGGCAGTGGGAGGGAACGAGCCACCTTCGGTCACTTTATGTTtaaaaagaattataaaaagtctctctgggaaaaaaaaaagaaaacaacaccCACATGGAAAAATCTCCTGAAAAAGAGcctgtttgtgttttattttttgagattttatgCCAAACTCTTCCATTTCGCCCAAACCACAGCAAGTCCAATCTGTAAAACAACATTCCCAAAATGGCAACAACTGAGAGCTGCAACCTCTCCCCTACTTGGAAGTGTCCCATGGAGACCTGCCAGCAGGGTGGAGATGGGAGCAAGAAGATGGATTTGGGAGAGGATTGGCTCGTTTTGTGAACGTGTGCAGGAGGTAGAGCTTcgtgtttctctctctctctgcaacCACAGAGAAATACAAATGAGCAAGGCTGCaattgctctgcacacagagctgggtgGAGCCCgttcccagggctctgcactgAGCTTTGCTGAGAATTGAAGCATTTGGAGTGGGACAAAAAGGATGAGGAGAGATGCAGTTTCTTCATGCTTGTTCTTCCAGATGAGTGACAGGTCTGCTGGCAGTACTTTTGAGGACCTTTCAGTAACCAAACACAATTTATGTCTCCCTGAACCTTTACACAAGCACAAACTCCTTAATTTACTGCTGAATTAcacttttcttctctgctgaagatgctccctgctcctgctgaaacGTTTCCATATGAGCTGGATCTCTCACTCCTCTTTCTAGTGACAGGAATGGTTATTATTAGTTCCCTCttggagcagctcagtgctttGAAGGTGCctccatggcagagcagcacaccCAGAACAGACACTGGGCCTTCAGAGAGTTTGCCAAATTTCACAACCACTCGCTGCTTTATCTCTCCAAGCTTATTCTAAAAGGTTCCCACCCTGCTAACTGTACCAAGTGCTGAATCACTTCTTTGGGTGGCCAGATTCCCCTTGTGGGGGATTAAACCTCTGgcagaacagcagagcagataTTAATAGAGATACTTAAAAATTGCAAAGCAACATTTAACAATCTTTGTCACAGCAGTAAGAATTGAGTGGTGGGGCAGAAAGTGGCCAAGTCCCTATTCCAGGGCCACTGTTTAGTAGGAAATGGCACTGCTTtggctctggagcacaggaCACCACTGGCAGGAGAATCTgtttaaatatgttttctgaTTGCTGTTTGAGTTCTGTCATGACCTGCATTTCTGGCTTGACTTTTGCTTTGTATTGCATTGGGTATTCATCACTCAGTGCTTCCTATTTTGTCTAGGCCTGTGTAGCTAATCCTTTTCCTTGAACTTAACCAACAGCCAGAGATAATCCTAGTTTGAAAGTGACTGGAGAAACACAGCAGTTTACATATAATGCATGTTTTATCCTGGCTGATTTACACATGAACTGGCACATTGTCCTTTGTTAGATACACCACTATAAGGTGATAACAATCTCTTTAAATATTACACAGGgttaaataacttttttttattattatttcctttctccttttggCAAATGTTCCAttgtttggatttctttttctcctggaagAGCAGGACTGGGTGTGGGACAGCCCTGAGTGCCATCTGCTGGAgacctgctgcttcccagccctgccGTGGGccaaatccaggctgggaatgtcAGCTCAAGTGCTCCCAAGCCATGAGCAGGGAAAAGAAGAGAATTAAGAAAGGAATTGGAATTAACACCCTCTGATGCCCTCACCATCCCAGGGTCATTTGCTTACACTTTCTGATGGAAGTGCCATCACCATTCATGTCTTTCATTCTTGGTCCTCTGGTTCTGTATTGCTACAGAGAGTTCCCAGGACAAAGTCATGAAGGGATCAAAGTCTTGGTGAGCAAAAAGCCATAGCAGCTTCTCAGATGTCCCAATGCCAGCCTGGGCTAGAAAAAAAGAGCTGTGCCCAAATTGGAGCAGCCACTGAGACAATGCCCatgggcagcagagcctgggctttAAACAGCCAGAGGTGCTCCCAGGGGTGAACAGCCTTTGGCAGCCTCTTGAGTTTCCCTTGAGAAGTCTGAATTTGATTTATGGAACTTATTTGTGATgtgtcccagcagccagggtTAGGAAAGGAATGGCAGAATAGTATGGGGAACAAGGCTTAGCCCTGCCTGAGGTGCATCCAGTGTGGGCTCCTGAGATTTCTCACAAGCTTGCCTATTGTCACTGTGTGTTAAATGAAAAGGGTTGGTTTAGTATGCAGGGTTTTATTCCTGTAAAATCAGAGTTTGAGTAATTCCACTGAGTGTTGACCCCCTTGTATCTCTTCTTTCACAGGTACCTGCATTCAGAGGGGAAGTTACCTGAAGGTAGGGGTCCATCACCTCCCACCCCACCTCCCATCCCCACCTGCAGTCCTTTACATCACTGTTGTGTGCAGGGTTCCAGCTGCCCAACTCACCACTACACTGCAGATGAAACCCACAGCTGAACTTCTATCTTCCTGCCATTTTTTACCAGTTCAGGCTTCTCTACAGTCACTTTTCAGTCTCCTAGGGTTGTCCTGCCTCAGTGGTGTGATGCAGTGTCTGGCCTGTGCCCCTTGGGTGAATTTAGGTGCTCTTTCCTGGTCCCTCAGCTTAGACACAGAGGTTTTGGTCACATCTTGCTTacaagttttttccttttctgtaatAAAAGCCTCAGAAACCATTGCCCACTCatccaaaaatatttgcatgtaGAAAATTAAGAGCTCCACCAAAATGTGCTCAGGAAAGGAATCTGAAATCTGCTGTGGCACAACAAATTGTACTGGCTTCTTCTACCTGTGAGCAAGAATCTCTGAGAAATTCTCTGTACAAGTAGGGAAgtagggaaaggaaagaaaaaagtacagAAGGAGGTTGCTCCTGACCCCTTTTCTAGAGTAGAGCTGCAGCCTTTATCTCTAGCAAACAGTGCCTGCCCAGGGACAAATGTGTGGCCCTCGTTAAAGCACAAAGCTGTCActcagctgctgggacacagcatAGGAAGGTGGCTCAGCCAGGCCCACCCAGTCAacctcctgctccctcagcagccATCCAGCCTATGTTCCTTCAATGCTAATTCCCAAATCATTGTAGGATTTGAATGAGTCACAGCAAATCAGTTTTAATTCTCTGCTAGCAGGAAGTTGCAGGCCTAATGAGACAGCATGAGCCAAGATGGCAGAATGCCCTTAAGCTGAGCTCTGACTCTAGTCCCTTCAGTTCCCCAGTTCATGAAAGAGGAGTATTAGTGCCAGCTTCATTCCTAGGACCTTTTCTTTGTTCAGCCttgggatgcagcagagctctgtgtgcagcacaaaggacaaggagctgcagtggttggtgtcactgctgcctgtcAGGCACCATCTACACCGAGCCACTTTCATGTGCTGCTCATGCAGGTTTCACTCTGGTCCTGAATGTGGGCTGTGCCTCAAATCCATTCAGGTTTGAAAAAGACCCACATATAGAgaacatttccatttctccaGCAGCATCAAGAGAatgctggagctctgtgcaagCCTTGCTGCTCTGATTACATCACATCTGACATGACCTACAAACACCAAAGGAACGGGGAGCTCCCATGCTGCTGCTTATGCTAAGCCTTTCCAAATATAGTTCCAGTCTCATTGAAATTCCCAGTATTTATAATTTGATCTGGCAGGCGTGCAGGGCTGTGCATCAGAGGGGCTTAATGAAACAAGAGTGATGCTGGGATTGAGGCTGTCTGGATGGAGCTGAAAGGCATGTTCAGGCCATGGAaaagtgctgtgctgctgttggtAAGAGGGAGCTGTTTGTGGGTGAGCCTGTGTAAGCCCATGTGATCAGGGAATCCACAGAAAATCTCCCTGCAAATGCAAAAGCCAGCTAAGCCTTGCATTGCCTCAGTGATATGCAAATGAGCACCCTAAATATCCTGCTTTGCTTTCTAATGCCTTTAGCCAGCACAAACACAACAGGCTTTTTATAATCTGTAATCAAGTTCTCCAGCCCAGGCACAAGCACTTGTTTCAAGAAGCCAAGACAACTGCTGGATGTGTTCCCACCCCTCCACTGGCCCCTTCCAGCTCTAACCAGTGCTCTTCCAAAACAATCTGTGCCCCCTTCCATCAGGGCAGTGCAggcctgcagcacacacagtgctCACTCAGGAGCTCCTCATTCTAGGCATCCTTGCTGCCTGAGTGATTTGGAAGTGGAAAGCCAagctgagcaggctgcaggcttcacacacttctattctcAGCCTAATCCATGAGCTATATTGATCCTGCCCTTTCTGCCAACCTGGAGAGGTTGCATTACACTGCTAATCCCATCCTGCCCAGGTCACAGGCATGACAGGCTCTGAAAAGCTTCACCTGCTGGTGTCACAGGGGCAGACTCCTCAATGGCAGCGCTGCTCTCACCCCGCttggcagggagcagcctgtTTCTCTGAACCCTTTTCCATCTCTCCCTGGACTGTACATTCCTTCCCTGCTTCATCTCATCTCACATTGCCATGCAGAGCAGGCTTTGCTGTCAACACATGGAAGTCCTGGTTGGATCGCTGACACAGAGGGCTCTTACAGTGTCCTTCTTTTTGGGGACCTGGGTGCCACCACTTCACCTGGTCTGACCGAGGAGGACCCAGCTGGTCAGGGCTATCCACACTGAAATCACTTGCCATGGTTTTGAGTCCTCATTGCTGAGCTTTGGAGAACAAAAGGATGCAATTGCTGCATGAGTTAATAtttctcaggggaaaaaaaaatatgaaaggcaGAACACATTTGGTTAACAGAGCAGCCCAAGCTTCAGAGAGTGGTGGAGGGATGCGGGTCCCTCTCTCCCGGTCCCTCTCTCCCGGTCCCTCCCTCCCGGTCCCTCTCTCCGGTCCCTTTCCCGGTCCCTCTCCCGGTGTCTCTCCCggtccctttccctgtccttcTCTCCCGGTCCCTCTCTCCCGGTCCCTCTCCCGGTCCCTCCCCGGCGGACGCCGCCACCTCCCGGCGGCTCCCGAGCAGCGCCCGCCGCTTCCAGCCGGGATTTTCCGCCGCTTCCCTGCACTGCACGGTCCGGATGGAAACTCCCGTGATTGCACTTGAGGGCTCTACCCCTGCCCattgctgcccacagcagcagaaaggcgCTCGTGTGGATGCGCTGTGTGACCTGCTGCGGAGCCAGGTCCcaatgtccccgtgtcccttcAATGGAACGGGAGCGTGGCCCTGgagccctctgtgctgctgagataAGTTAACCAGTCTTGATTTGGAGACTGGGAGAGGCTGATGAAAAGTTGGAACAACACccttggagaaaagaaaagaaaggaaggaattgAAAGATCCTGGAGATGTGCCAGAGAGAGTCCATGAGAGCTTTGTTCTGTCTCTTCTGTGTAATTTCACTGTTTCAGGGCTCACTGAAGGAAATCTCATTGCAAATCGAACTGCATGTCTGACCACCTGTGTAAACTGTGACTTTGGCCTCTTCTGTCAAACTTTAATACAATGTGGGAAGTATGGAACATAATCACAGCAGCTTCCAAGCCAAGGAAATCCCAAAGCAGCTCCCTTGAGAGCTACAGGCTTTTAACAGGACCATCAGTAGCTCTGAACTCATCAGTGAAGACAGTTTAGCCatggtttattaaaaaaaaaaaaaaatttagttcaAAGGGatctttaaaacagaaaggaaaccCTTTCAACATCAGCAGAATCTTGAAGCATGTTACCTTCATTTGCTTCATCACAAACATCTGAACAATGAATTCAGGAGCTCTGTTAAAGTGTAACTGCCTGCCTGAGTTAATATTTGGTTCCTGAGgcttgtaaatatttattctgtagCTAAGAATTGGAATAGAAAgatgaaatttcattttggttGCTGAACCAGAAACTACtgttttaaaattccattataTGATAGATATAGTGTCAGCATTCAGAGAATCATCTGCACCTATTTTTTTGAGTCTAATTATGCAGAAAGAATTTAACTTataaccaaaaaaaccacccagtTTTTGGGATATTTAAAGCTAGCTTTGCTTTCCTCGGGCTATTACAGAACAAGAACAGTACAAAGGGTCACATAGAGAATAAGAGCCAATACAAATGGTCATAGATGTGCACTGGGCACAAAGAAATCCTGGTGGatttcacacaaaaaaagattcccaaggcagcacagggaagctgcAAAGAGCTGCTGAGCCTCGAGAAGAGGGCACCTGACAAGAATGCtgttgttttgaaatatttatccTCTTTCCCTGTGTAGGGTGCCgtgtgctggtgctggaatCAGTAAGTCTCTGCAGGAAGTACATTTCCTTCCTGGATGTCCTCAtttcctgcctcctgcccagGGATGCACTCTTCATCCTCACTGAGGAGGAGACTGAACAAGCCAAGGTGAGATGTGTGGCACCTGCCTGACCTGTTTGAGTGGCTCATGGTCATTGTGAGCACTTTAGTCACATTCCTAGGGAATGCCAGAAGTAGTTGTATCCATGGGTTATAAATGTCACTGAGGAATATCAGCAAGGACAAGCCAGGCTACCTCATGTGCTGCATgacaggacagggctgagcagatCTGCAGCTCAGACAGTCACAGGGCACTGAGTTTTACACTCTCCAGGATGTAGGATGCATTTCAAAGGATGCATTTCAAAGGAAACTGGATCCAACACAGTATTCTAAACATGTGAGTGGCCTGTTAAAGCCTGCCATGACTGCATGCCAGGAACAGCATCCTTGGATCACAGCTCTCACTAAAGATGAAGACAGCCTGTGAACTTGTGGTCCAAAGCTCTTCACAAGTTCCCTTTACTGtacatttttaaactattttgcTGCATAGGATCTCACACATTTACCCCACAGTTCCCTATATCAGAATCTGATTAGCTTGCCTTCCATagcatgaaaatatttaccCAGAAAACAGTGCTGTTAATTCACAAATTACagacttttcctgcttttgagGCTGTTAAAAGATAGAGTTATTTATGGAAACAGCTTGGATAAAGGTGGTGTTCATTATTCCCATGtttttttgttcctgaaatCTGACCTTTCTAGGCTGGTGCACTATAAATAAACACAGTTGCAGCTGGCAGTGTGtggtgaggaggagcagagatgtTCCCAAACACACCTATCAggctcctgcttcccagcatGTGAGCACTTCCCCAGGCCTGAGATCACATGGGGAGGAGGAATTAGAAGTGACACATAAAGTGTCCTTTGGTGCAGGGCCTTTGAACATCTGGCAGCACAACACCAGACCCGggggcagagctcaggcagcTTTCCACCTCCCCtatctctccctgctccctgaaAACAGGCTGTCCTGTAAATGGGCACTGAccctcccagcaggagcagggagctgccctCACTCAGCTCTGGAAGGTTCCTGTAATGCTCCCTGCACTGTTCTTCCTCCTAGAGAGCCATGCGGTGCCACCGCAGCCAGCTCCTCTGGTTCCGCCAGCTCTACCTGCTCCTCTCTCGTTACCTGGTGGTCAATTCCCTGCGCCTGCTCTCACAGGACATGGCTCACAGCAGTCAGGAGTGAGCAACAAAACAACTGTGCCAGGCCCAGGACTCGAGAAAGCTCCTGTTTCAGGTGCTCAACAGGATGGGGTGCTCTTTGTGTGGCATTCTCCCCACTACAAAACCCAGGCTGGGTAAACTTCCTTCTGAGTATCTTGTTGCCTGATACATTGAGAACAGGCTTAACAGCGACTCTCTCACCATAGAAGCTTAAATAAGATGAGAAATTTGGATTGACTTTAACTGGGAGTCAAGCCCTGGAGGATTCTGCACTGGAGAAGATATGGCACAAACTGTTTCTCCAGGAAGACAGAGCTGCAAGGACTGCTTGGCAACTCTCCCTTGGTGCTTTTGTAAAATCCAGATATCAGGAGCAACTTTTCAAAGACCATGCTATCTCCACAGATACCACAACCACAACATCTTTGTTATACAGTCAGAAGTTAAAATAGCCAAAGTTTTTGAATAAAA belongs to Oenanthe melanoleuca isolate GR-GAL-2019-014 chromosome 19, OMel1.0, whole genome shotgun sequence and includes:
- the PIGL gene encoding N-acetylglucosaminyl-phosphatidylinositol de-N-acetylase → MQACKTLKDLPDDPAVEWDTQLLATLVLKHIEAKNINLVVTFDAGGVSGHANHISLYTAVRYLHSEGKLPEGCRVLVLESVSLCRKYISFLDVLISCLLPRDALFILTEEETEQAKRAMRCHRSQLLWFRQLYLLLSRYLVVNSLRLLSQDMAHSSQE